GTGGACGTGTCTTTCATGCCGCAGGATCCACTCGAGCTCCGGCACGAGGCGGAGGAGGCCGGAATAACGGTGGTGTTCGATGCCGGCTTCGCCCCGGGCCTCAGCAACATCCTGATGGGGAGGATCTACCACGAACTGGACGAGCTTGAGGAAGGTTACATCTACGTGGGTGGCCTCCCAAAGAACCCGAAGCCCCCGCTGTATTACAGGATTACATGGTCGCCGAAGGGGGATGCGTGTACGGCGTTATTCCACCGGAGATACTCGGCATGCGTCGTGACACCTTCACCAGAATAACGCGGGAGCTTTCCGATAGGGGAATAAGTCTTGAGGGGTGGGAGAATGCTCCATCTGGTGATAGCTGAGGCGGAGCTCGAACCTGTTCCCGGGAGTATCCTCAGACATCCGGCCATCCTCAGCCACGCAAAGAGGAGGGGAAAACGGCCGGAGGAGATGATCCTCGATGCCACCTACCACCATTCCGCCATTAAAAACCTTCCCGAGGGAGAAAGGCGGGGGAGGCCGGACATAGTCCACGTCTGCCTCCTTAACGCCCTCGAGAGCATAGCCTGCAGGGAGGGTCTGCTGAGGGTTTACGTGCACACGAGGAACGACGAGGTTATCTACATCAATCCAGAAACGAGGATCCCAAGGAACTACAACCGGTTCGTGGGGTTGATGGAGAGCCTCTTCAAGAGGCGGGCCGTCCCGGAGGACCTTAAACTGCTCCGGATGGAGGATAGATTCCTCGGGGAGCTGGTGAGGGAGATAGATCCTGACGGGGTTTTCGTGATGCACGAGAGGGGTGAGCCCGTGAACCCCGGGGAGTTCGGGAGGATCCTTTCCGGTTTTGAAAATCCCCTCGTGATCGTTGGGGGTTTTCCACACGGAGACTTCAGAAGGAAAATCCCGGGTAGGAGGGTGAGCCTTTACCGGGAACCGCTCATGGCGTGGACGATTGTGAACGAGGTTATAGTCAATTTTGAGCATGCGAGCCTCTAAATTGGGTAGAAAAATTACACAATGTTTTTATATTCCCTCATCATTTACCGTCTTTAACGAACCGATGCCAGTTTTATTGCAGGGGGTGCGAATCGATGAGAAAGGTAAGTTTCCTGATGGCGTTTTTGATAACGGGGTACATACTCGGGATCTGGAACTTCCTCATACTGCCGAAGTACTACATAACCTTTGGCCTCAGGGGATCCCTGATAGCACTGGTGACGATGCTCGTTGCCCTCTTCCTGATATTCGGCGAGGCCGAGAGCACCAGGAAAACCCGGTACCTGATATACGAGCTGTTCTTTAAAGTTGCCCGCACTCCGGCACTGATCTTTACCCTGCTAACCTTCCTGCTCGTGATGCTCGGAATAACGACCTACTACTCCTCCTACGGCATTGTCTATGCCTTCGATATCCCTCAGGGTTACCTTCCCGCCATAACCCTCGGGACCCTGCTCCTGGCGATGATCCTCCTCGTCCTCGCCAAGGGAAGGACTCTTGAGGTAATCTCAGTGCTCTCGATACTCTTCATACTCTTTGCGGTAACATCGGCGGTCTTTATCAGGGATCAGGCACTTAGCACCGTTAGGGCACCGCAGGCGGTCCGGTACATGGAAAACGCGGTCTCGGCGATTACCTCCCCAGGGGCTCCCCTGACATTCAGAGGCGTGGTTTACCTGATAGTTTCCGTGCTCATCTCCTCCGGTCTCGGTGCGGGGGTTTACTACGTCGTGGGAAGCTTCGCTCCCGAGGACCTCGATCTCAGGAAAGTACTGGCCGGTGTTCTACTTCTCCAGGTAATACTCAGCTTCGCCGCAGCCTTCACCGTTGCCTATTCCCTCGGTACGGCCTATCAGGGGTTCGGGAGGGCTTTCCGCAACCCCAGCGTACCCGCCGAGGAGTCCATGAGCCTGTTCCTCAAATTCCAGAACCTCAAGGAGTACACCACCAACAGCGAGAAGAGCCCGATCAACTCCATCGAAGTCTTCTACTCGATCCCGTACGTGCTCAGGGGCAACGTTCCAAACGCCGGGAGGTTGATATACCTGCTCATGTTCTCGCTTTACTTCGCCGGTCTTACCACCATAATAGTCCTGCTCGAGATGGGCGGTCAGATGCTGTCGGAGGTCATGCAGCTCAGAAGGGGGACGAGCCTGACGGTGGTGGCGCTCCTCGGCTTCCTGCTCTCGGCGGTTATGATGGTGGCCGAGGTCAGGGTGATGTTCCTCGTGGTGCCCTTCAGCGTTGGCGCCATAGTTGTGGCCCTAGAGGCCTATCCTCTTCTTTCGTCGGAACTTGAGAAAAACAGTATTGCGGTGGGGGCCACGATGGTCCTCCTCCTGATCGTAGGTCTTTACACGCTCTACAACTCCTTCAGGGCATCCACGAGCACGGTGAAGCTCGGCGCTATCATCGGGCTGGTACTCTTCGTGCCGCTGTTTATGAACGGGGTGCTGCTCAGGGGCAGGCGTTGAGCTTTCATTCAAAAATTTTTTAAAGACCCCCTCCAAGGGGGTTTAGGAAGCTTAGGGAGGGCTGAAAAATGGGAGATAAAACGAAGACTCAGGTAAGCAAGCTCAAACGCGGAAGATACATCCTCATTGACGGGGAACCCTGCAGGATAGTTAACATAACCGTTTCCTCACCCGGAAAGCACGGTTCCGCCAAGGCAAGGATAGAGGCCGTTGGGATCTTTGACGGTAAGGTCAGGAGCATCGTCAAACCCACCAGCGCCGAGGTTGACGTGCCTATAATCGACAAGAGAACCGCCCAGATTATCTCGATTACCCCCGACACGGTCCAGATAATGGACATGGAGACCTACGAGCTCTACGACGTTCCGATAGAGGGCGGCGTCGATGATGAGATCAAGGACCAGCTCAGGGAGGGCATTAACGTCGAGTACTGGGAGACCCTTGGCAGGATAAAGGTGATGAAGCTCAAGGGTGAGTGAGTCCCCCTCTTTTTCTATCCTCTTCCCCGGAGGTGCCGTGGATGGATTTTCTTTACACCCACGAGGGTTTTAGACTGGAGTTTCCCCTTGTGGAACCCGAAAAGGCCAGATTCGTTATTCTTGGGGTTCCCTTCGACGGTACGACGAGTTTTAAGCCCGGGGCGAGGTTCGGGCCGACGCTCGTAAGGCACGCGACCCTCAACCTTGAGAGTTACATCCTCGATTACGATGTGGACATCGCGGAGCTTCCCATAGCCGATGCCGGTGATGTTACGGTTGTGGCCGGGGATCCGAGGGGAACGGCCGACAGGGTGAGGGAAACCATAGAAGAGCTCAAAAGCGTGAACCCCGATGCCATACCGATACTTATCGGTGGCGAGCACTCGCAGACCCTTGGAGCCGTTGAGGCACTCAGAC
The window above is part of the Thermococcus sp. P6 genome. Proteins encoded here:
- a CDS encoding 16S rRNA methyltransferase; the protein is MLHLVIAEAELEPVPGSILRHPAILSHAKRRGKRPEEMILDATYHHSAIKNLPEGERRGRPDIVHVCLLNALESIACREGLLRVYVHTRNDEVIYINPETRIPRNYNRFVGLMESLFKRRAVPEDLKLLRMEDRFLGELVREIDPDGVFVMHERGEPVNPGEFGRILSGFENPLVIVGGFPHGDFRRKIPGRRVSLYREPLMAWTIVNEVIVNFEHASL
- a CDS encoding sodium-dependent transporter codes for the protein MRKVSFLMAFLITGYILGIWNFLILPKYYITFGLRGSLIALVTMLVALFLIFGEAESTRKTRYLIYELFFKVARTPALIFTLLTFLLVMLGITTYYSSYGIVYAFDIPQGYLPAITLGTLLLAMILLVLAKGRTLEVISVLSILFILFAVTSAVFIRDQALSTVRAPQAVRYMENAVSAITSPGAPLTFRGVVYLIVSVLISSGLGAGVYYVVGSFAPEDLDLRKVLAGVLLLQVILSFAAAFTVAYSLGTAYQGFGRAFRNPSVPAEESMSLFLKFQNLKEYTTNSEKSPINSIEVFYSIPYVLRGNVPNAGRLIYLLMFSLYFAGLTTIIVLLEMGGQMLSEVMQLRRGTSLTVVALLGFLLSAVMMVAEVRVMFLVVPFSVGAIVVALEAYPLLSSELEKNSIAVGATMVLLLIVGLYTLYNSFRASTSTVKLGAIIGLVLFVPLFMNGVLLRGRR
- a CDS encoding translation initiation factor IF-5A, which translates into the protein MGDKTKTQVSKLKRGRYILIDGEPCRIVNITVSSPGKHGSAKARIEAVGIFDGKVRSIVKPTSAEVDVPIIDKRTAQIISITPDTVQIMDMETYELYDVPIEGGVDDEIKDQLREGINVEYWETLGRIKVMKLKGE